A stretch of DNA from Carya illinoinensis cultivar Pawnee chromosome 12, C.illinoinensisPawnee_v1, whole genome shotgun sequence:
CCGTTTCCTGCTTCTTAGTGTCTCTTTCTTGTATCTGCATATGGAAGAACTACATCATCACTAATACTGAATCACTGATACCCAATTATAATGAGATGAACCGGAAggacaaaaattatatatcagCAATAATTTGACAGTCAAGAAACCTATTGCTCTTTAATCAAAGCAACAAATATTATAGCAAGGAAATGTAGGTACCTATATACCAAATCaagatataaattaattaccaaataaatgaaagaagaatCATATGTATTCCAACCAACAAAGGACAAATTTCACATGTGACATTACGAACTACTAGCCTACATACATTACAAACCCCATATATATTCTATGAATATCAAACGCAGACTCGATTAGCATACGTAGGGCAGACTGGAAGAAGAATTTAAATagttatatatcaatttaatatgaaaattactGCAGGGCATCTATCAGTACCCTCTGAGAACTCTGCAGATCTTGTAAGCAGCATACACTTCTTCCTCGAAATACACcccacaaaaaatataatttattccaGCCTGCCAAGgacaaataatttaattcaaagAGGTAAATGAAATTGTGTAATTCGGTCTCTAAAGTAAGGTTTTTGCACTAAAATGGAAGAATGATAAGGTCAATAATACTTACACCGAGATTTTTCAGGGAGCAAATTAGATGAGAAAATTAATAGTTCAACTCCGTCCAAATTTCCTTTGAGGGCCAAGTCATTGTTAATCATGCATTCTAGCAAGCTCTTGTAGTTTCTTTCATAGCTGTATAAAAGCACACAGAAATGGGAATTGATTGTCAACAAAAGAGAGTAtttttgtttgattcaaacaTTACCTCACAGGGTCTTTTGCAAAAAAGTAGAGCACAATATTATCTTCTGTGGCAAGATTTCCAGAGAACTGAGTTGGCCAAGTGCTCAGGCGAGGTACTTCCTCCAATATAACATTTTGAGGCAGCTTGAGAACTACATCAAAAACTTTAGGCGAAGCATGAGTTGATAAGTGTGCTTGGACCCCGCTACAAGAACTTGGAAGTTTTCCATTTCTACATATTTGAAATCCGCCTCTGCACAAAATGTCAGAAATTCTTCCATGAGACGTCCTTAGCAAGGCACACAAGTGACTTTAGTTCAAATATACACAGAAATGAACTTTCAGAAAAGAGCAAAAGAACATACTGCCATATGCAATGAAGCTGTGGAACAACAGGAACCTGGCTCACATCATCACGACCAACTGAATATATTAAACCTTGCTGAGCCAGATGACTGAATGGGTTGAATGAGTTATATAATTGTTCATGACCCTGGATGGCCTCGAGGTCATGATAGTTGGATCCGGATGAGAAATTTTCACTACGAGATGCAATTTCTTTTACACTCAATGATGAGATGACAGAATCAGCTACTGCTGAACTAACTGTAGGATGCAACTCAGGTGTATGCTTCCCTTGTGTTGAGTTGCATTCTGTTGTATGGCCTGATCTCTTCAAATTCTCAGCATGAGAATAGCTTGGAGATAGCCTTTTAACCGTAGCGTAGGCAGCATTTGAACTGTGGATGATATCATTTTCAGAAGATATAGGATTACACATTTTTCTGGAAACTCCTTCCATTCTCTGGCCCTTAGAAGCAGTATTGCACACCAATTTCCGCTTTTGGTCAACATCTTTTGAAGGTTGGCCTTTCAGTTTCGAGTCTGTAAAGTAAGATGATTTTAACTCTTAAAAGGGAATGGCCAAATCTGAGATTTAATATACTACAACTCAAAGAAAACATTATTAGAAACCATACACCTTGAAACTATGAAATAAATATCCACCCTTCTGCAACGGAGTTTGTGGTTGCACTTTAGATGGTCTATGACCTGAGATTGCTGGTAAGCATTCGTCTTCAGCAATATAATTAGTAGACTGATCATCTAGAGACGGAATTTGATGGTTTTTTCTTACATGAATTCTTGAATGAAGACTTCCCATGAAGTAGAGATCTACCGAAGGTTCTTGATGTCCTAGATGATTTAATGCTTGTTTCAAGAGTCCTTTTTTTCACTGGCGCAACTTCTAAATTTCTAGCAGGTTTCTTAGCAGATAAAAGAGAAGAGTTTGCTTTCTATCTTAGCACTTCCTCAACACCTGAACCCTATAGGTTCAATTTTACACCCCTATTAAATCTGAAAGCACTAGCATTTCTAGAGACATTAACAATTTTATCAAGATTTGGCTCATCCATTtacttaccaagcatgcattctTCACATTTCCAACCGGCTTCAGGAACTTTGTCCAGCATAACACGCATGCAATAGCtgttttttatggaaaacaaaaTGTCAAATTTTCACCTTCCaggaaaagggaagaaaatgaTGCAGCACTTGTGTGTAGTTTATTTcgagaagaggggggggggggggggggggggggtgcaaaCAGAGGCTCAAAGATCCAGAAAATTGGTCATTTACATGTGTTCTGCCCCATCACTGCATTTGCTACAAATAGCAAGCAACTCTTCCCGTCCGGTATCCCCACAGATATCACAAACTTTAACCTGTTGCTCAAAATAGAAAGTCAATGTCATTATAGTGACAAACTAAGTGGATTTACAATTGAGGTACTACATCTACGAAGGAAGCAAAAAGCTGATAAAAATTAAGCAGAACAAAAACATATAGGTTTAGATGAAAACCAAAAAATAGCATGTGCAGTGTAACTTGAAATAAAATTGTACCTTGGCTTGTTTAGAAAGCAAATTAAACTATTTTCAAACTTTAACCTTTGTTTTAAAGCAGCACCAGAAGTTATATTTTTGTGTATCATGgtttatatcattttcttcagtttttaaaattttcagaaTAAACAAGTTTTGGTGCAATGCCAACAAGTTGAATATGTCTGGTAAGTTCATGGGCATCAAATCAATATGTAccataaattcattttaacgGTACATAGGTGGATAGCAACAATGGAATTCAGAATAcaatgaggaagaggaggagtgTCTGTCAACTGGTTAAAAGAGGTATGATTGTCAAAATCGACAGGAGGCCATTGctctataaaaaattgaatggggaaAAAAGAATGCCAATAGAAGACAACCTGCGTTGGATCAAAGGCTTCAGTAAATAGTCTAGAAACAAACATAGATATATCTAAAGTTGGACACTGACTGGAACAGTGAATACAAATTTGCATAATGGCATGAAAATGATCTTGAATACACAACCAATTTAAGGAATGTGGCACCAAAATCACCAAGATATTCTTTGATTGATAACAATCTAAGTTATTTAAAGGCTCAAATTAGATTTCTAagatatgattttatttctttctttaccCCCTTTCTTCTTTCATTATTCACTAGACCAATCAACTCACCAtgcacacatttttttttttttaattctgcCAAACTCATATTCCATAAATTCTACAGGAGTTTCCTCCTTCATACCTTCAGAACCATTGAAAAAACTAATCAAGAATCAGACACCAGAATCAAACCACATCCAGTTATGTCAATTAACATTTCTGCCTAAGTATGCAAATGGATGTCTTCCTAAAGTGCAGGGTAAGCAGCATCTAATCGAGAATATTTTCAAGTATATCTTACAAGGCAGTGCCTTGACATTAGTATGTGCCAGgacataaaaattaaacattATTATTGTTCCTACACTAGCCATCCAATTGGAAACTGATCTAACAGAGCATATCATAAAAAAGTTTCTATGATGACCAACACAAATGTCAACAGCTAATAAATATCatgaaaatgatttgtacaggGCTAGGGTGTGCAAGCTCCACGCAagcccttaaaaaaaaaaagtcggaCCCATATGAAGAAAATCCAGTTGTTCATGGTGGGTCCCATGTTTTAAGGGCTTGTGCGGAACTTGCACACCCTAGGTctatatttagcattactctaaATATCATATAACGAATGCTTATAACCATATCTGATAATCCTCAAGCACTAACTtcttaaaaattattgatggcaTAAATTAGAAGCTACTGACTTTCAGAGAGCAATTAGAAAATAAGACAGTATGGAAAGTGCTTATTTTCCATTCAAGTGTTTCTATCTAAAAGTACCTTATTCCCTCctcattaaataatatatttaaattggaaaaaaaaaaaatctctttatagGTGCTCAAATAATTTGTGGCAAAGCACCGCCTAGACAATTTTGAAAAATCCACTGAATAGGCATtccaaaaattctcatttttttcattggTTTTTAATAGGTATTGGCACGGAGGGGGGAATATTGTAAATGCCTTGAAAGCATAACTGACTGAAAGGTACAACATCAAAAGTTGTAACCTAACTAAAAGTGAAAGCAAAAGATACTGTTTTGAGGTTCAAGAAAACTAGTCTTTTGCTCACTTTGAGCAATTAActgctttcattttcatttgagaACCCTATTAAATTCATGAGATTCCAAAAAGGTAAGACAAATGCAGTCCACTCAAAGCCAGAGCAGTCCGTGACGGTAAAATATACCAAGAAAGAAATATCACATACTTCATCCTCCAATGTAAGTGAACTATGATTATAGTCAACAAGCTGGGATTGAAAAGGACGTTCCTGAATATTGGGCTCCTCAGCCACTGCACTAGACTTCTCAACATGATCCTTTAGATCTGAACATAACACAACTTTAACCACTGCATTTCTATCATTCATTGCAGAACCATCTATCATAGATTCAGCATGGTTATCCACGTCTTGCATCTGACCACTAATCCTGAAGGTTGCAACTTCTTTTAATGATGATTCCACATGTTCCTCAGGGTGGTCAGAAAGCTCTCCCTGCATGTTAGTGCGGAGATTAAATTTCAAACCCCAAGAACATTCATCATATGAAAATTACCCCTAATGGATAAACTAAATTACACACCTTAATCAAGCTAGCAGCATCATAGAAATCTCTTAACAAAGAAATTTCTTTCTGTTTCTGAAGCTTATTTGTGTGGATTTGAGGATTAATTATTTGCTCTCTTTGAAAACCATGTTTTCCCCCGTAAGTAGGGCGGGTATTTGCttttaaaagcatatcaatgTTTTCTGAAACATCGGTAGATCTTGAAGTAGCTTTGAGTCCTATATCTTTAGAGAATGAATCATGAGGCCGATATGAGCCAAAAACATTACTCATCTCACTGCTTGTGAGCTTTTTTCCATTGCATCCACTGTTCAATGAAGGAGATAACAGATCAGCATCACTAAGAGAGCTCCCACAAGCTGCCCTCCTATTACAGGTTTCATCTGAAAACGCATCAGCCGTTATTGGTGATAACACTTGTTCTAGATGCCTATGTGATAAGCATGGGGTGGCAGACAAGTTGCATGCACGACATTCTTCGGCCTTTCCAAACAAATTGCTTGAGAAATTGCCTGTCCTGGATTCTTCTCCCATTCGAAATGTACTGCTTGTGAAATGCAGATCAAATTGGTCGGTGCACGATGATCCCTGCTGCAAATCCTATAGAAAagtatgattattattataataacaataataagatAGAGCGAAATTAATAAAAGGTTAACTGGACAAGATTACTAATAATGTTGCATTTATGAGTGCACATAGGTTATACAACACAGATGCATCATGCCAGATTTGGTAACTTTGGAAACAACAAATATGATTACATCCCGGTAGTCTAATAAATGGAAGAGAGCGAAAACAGTAATATTAAGCGACAAaatgcagaagaataaacatatatgtagattatttaagaaataaaatgagaaaccTAAATGGATCAAATTAACCATCTAAGAAAAGAGATATGTAAGCTTAATTATGTGGTATTATTCACTTAAACCATATATaggtttaaaaacaaaattagttGCTGAACTATAAACTACCACTAATTCTGCTAAAAGGGAATAAATGCCATGCAGAAACCAACAATCCTTCTACTTCCACCACTTACTGTAATTGGGCAGTTCGTTTACTTAGAGAGCTCATGCAGCGCAGTCAAACTTTGGTTGCAGGGAAGGGAAGCAGATATAAAATTTACACTCAActgataagaaaaatgatatatatcatCCTTTTAATCATCATCCTCTTAATATCCCATGGCATGACATTAAATGATTGCTTGACAAGTGAAACATAACAAAGAGTTTTACAATAATTTAATACCACATAACGGGATGATAAAAGGATAAATTACGGGACAATGAGTAGCATTATTCAACTGATATATGCCACTCTcactgaaaaaagaaaaaaaaaaaactatccacAACCAGTAAGGTCAGAAACTATgagttacaattttttttataagcagtAACTATGAGTTACAATAAAACCAAGtgagaataataagaaaaaattatcctCAAGAGCCCTAAATCTCATTtagctttttttaaaataacgcTTTTAACTCTATTATAACAATCCGAAGTCCCATTGATTAAAATTCCAACTAacatgtttttattaagaaatagaTGACAAAATAAGGACAATATAAATCACtacgtaaaaataaaatgattccACATGTTGAACAACACAGTCCAATCCATCCAAAGGCCCTCCAAGGTGGAAATCAGCTTTCTGTAATGGTGTGATCAAAAAAGTAAGTCGAGTAAATGTTAAATTTTGTTCCAATACGAATACATACTCTTATTGTAACGGAATGGTCATTACGTTTTTTTCTAGGTATAGTGATCACATTGCCACAACTAAAAAGCGACAACATCATATAATCAAAGTTTTTGACATTCAGGGGTTTAAATAAATTTCTG
This window harbors:
- the LOC122289150 gene encoding uncharacterized protein LOC122289150, yielding MRKEKYRTLRELYNATEEKVVELTKDLQQGSSCTDQFDLHFTSSTFRMGEESRTGNFSSNLFGKAEECRACNLSATPCLSHRHLEQVLSPITADAFSDETCNRRAACGSSLSDADLLSPSLNSGCNGKKLTSSEMSNVFGSYRPHDSFSKDIGLKATSRSTDVSENIDMLLKANTRPTYGGKHGFQREQIINPQIHTNKLQKQKEISLLRDFYDAASLIKGELSDHPEEHVESSLKEVATFRISGQMQDVDNHAESMIDGSAMNDRNAVVKVVLCSDLKDHVEKSSAVAEEPNIQERPFQSQLVDYNHSSLTLEDEVKVCDICGDTGREELLAICSKCSDGAEHIYCMRVMLDKVPEAGWKCEECMLDSKLKGQPSKDVDQKRKLVCNTASKGQRMEGVSRKMCNPISSENDIIHSSNAAYATVKRLSPSYSHAENLKRSGHTTECNSTQGKHTPELHPTVSSAVADSVISSLSVKEIASRSENFSSGSNYHDLEAIQGHEQLYNSFNPFSHLAQQGLIYSVGRDDVSQVPVVPQLHCIWQGGFQICRNGKLPSSCSGVQAHLSTHASPKVFDVVLKLPQNVILEEVPRLSTWPTQFSGNLATEDNIVLYFFAKDPVSYERNYKSLLECMINNDLALKGNLDGVELLIFSSNLLPEKSRCWNKLYFLWGVFRGRSVCCLQDLQSSQRIQERDTKKQETDLKPYFQERGEYNADQERECKRIKSCYSIPSGERLPPVTNGYVPTFSIENLKWGGVNDISASSAESQIPPTDGEDQSEPGVLDLELRLGATNKSKKQVTVPSFLGIMGNKTDEDKHSELLTNNNTEVYDEVSTSLSLSLPFSNKEQV